In Desulfarculaceae bacterium, the following are encoded in one genomic region:
- a CDS encoding alpha/beta hydrolase, with protein MPFSDYQGHRIFYQLSGEQGSPPLLFIHGMWGDHSQFAAQVERFAPRHQVLVPDLLGHGQSDKPAVELSMEGFAEQAATLCRHAGLKRVVVMGHSLGGAVAVTLAARHPELVRGVMCLDTTLLATAKAKQQALPAMLARLESEPPVEALAAWLEPMFLPSDPPEIKQRVLEAVSAAPLHVSRGLVRAVVNWEGQATLERVTCPLLYVGGATPRTPRDNLLRLKPQALYGQVIGSGHFMMLVVPEQINAMLSRFLELLPAMEAAT; from the coding sequence ATGCCCTTCAGCGACTATCAAGGCCACCGGATTTTCTATCAGCTATCCGGCGAGCAGGGCAGCCCGCCGCTGCTGTTCATTCACGGCATGTGGGGCGACCACAGCCAGTTCGCCGCTCAAGTGGAGCGCTTCGCGCCCCGCCACCAGGTGTTGGTGCCGGACCTCTTGGGCCACGGCCAGAGCGACAAGCCGGCGGTGGAGCTGAGCATGGAGGGGTTCGCCGAGCAGGCGGCCACCCTGTGCCGCCACGCGGGCCTCAAGCGGGTGGTGGTCATGGGCCACAGCCTGGGGGGCGCGGTGGCGGTCACTTTGGCCGCGCGCCACCCGGAGCTGGTGCGGGGGGTGATGTGCCTGGACACCACCCTTTTGGCCACGGCCAAGGCCAAGCAACAGGCCCTGCCCGCCATGCTGGCCCGCCTGGAGAGCGAGCCGCCGGTGGAGGCCCTGGCCGCCTGGCTGGAGCCCATGTTCCTGCCCAGCGACCCGCCGGAGATCAAGCAGCGGGTGCTGGAGGCGGTAAGCGCCGCGCCCCTGCACGTATCACGGGGCCTGGTCAGGGCGGTGGTGAACTGGGAGGGACAGGCCACCCTGGAAAGAGTGACCTGTCCCCTGCTCTACGTGGGCGGGGCCACACCCCGCACCCCCCGCGACAATCTCCTGCGCCTCAAGCCCCAGGCCCTCTATGGCCAAGTGATCGGCTCGGGCCACTTCATGATGCTGGTGGTGCCCGAGCAGATCAACGCCATGCTGAGCCGCTTCCTGGAGCTATTGCCCGCCATGGAAGCCGCCACCTAA
- a CDS encoding ABC transporter ATP-binding protein, whose protein sequence is MSFIKASDLHKTYGSGAAKVSALGGVSLEIDTGEFVAVMGPSGSGKSTLLAVLGALNTPEQGGYTVDGIEVFGLNQNQRADFRREYLGFVFQSFNLVPYLNLAENVMLPLAIKRLPNKEKLALAHLALERVGLGGKEARLPGEVSGGEQERAAVARALVNQPPILLADEPTGNLDQANTQRMMELLQNLGSEGMTIVMVTHSATCAGYADRVLNMRDGLLEGEETGPMLAAACMP, encoded by the coding sequence ATGAGCTTTATTAAAGCGAGCGATCTGCACAAGACCTACGGCTCCGGCGCGGCCAAGGTGAGCGCCCTGGGCGGCGTGAGCCTGGAGATAGACACCGGCGAGTTCGTGGCGGTGATGGGCCCCTCGGGCTCGGGCAAGTCCACCCTCCTGGCCGTGCTGGGCGCGCTCAACACGCCGGAACAAGGCGGCTACACGGTGGACGGCATCGAGGTCTTCGGCCTCAACCAGAACCAGCGGGCCGACTTTCGGCGGGAGTACCTGGGCTTCGTGTTCCAGAGCTTCAACCTGGTGCCCTATCTGAACCTGGCCGAGAACGTGATGCTGCCCCTGGCCATCAAGCGCCTGCCCAACAAGGAAAAGCTGGCCCTGGCCCATCTGGCCCTGGAGCGGGTGGGGCTGGGGGGCAAGGAGGCCCGCCTGCCCGGCGAGGTGAGCGGCGGGGAGCAGGAGCGGGCCGCCGTGGCCCGGGCCCTGGTCAACCAGCCGCCGATTCTCTTGGCCGACGAGCCCACCGGCAACCTGGACCAGGCCAACACCCAGCGCATGATGGAGCTGCTGCAAAACCTGGGCTCCGAGGGCATGACCATCGTGATGGTCACCCACAGCGCCACCTGCGCGGGCTATGCCGACCGGGTGCTCAACATGCGCGACGGCTTGTTGGAGGGCGAGGAGACGGGGCCGATGCTGGCGGCGGCTTGTATGCCTTAG